CCGATATATACCCTAAAACTGCTTCAAACCACACATAAATTGTTTTTTCTTCAGCACCAGGAAAAGGTGCAGGAATCCCCCATTTATTATCTCTTGTTATAGGTCTAGGTTTTAATCCTTCCTCAAGCCATTTAAGCGAGAATTTTTTAGCGTTATCTGGAAGCCTTGGGTTATCACGTAAATACTTTTTAAGCGATTCAGAAAATTTTGGAAGATCAAAAAACCAGTGAAGAGAGATCTTTTTTTCAGGTTTAGAACCACAAAATACGCATTTAGCATTTATTAACTCTAATGAATCGAGAATTTTACCGCAGCTTTCGCATTGATCTCCTCTAGCTTTCTCATAACTGCAGTAAGGACATTTTCCTTCAATAAATCTATCCGGCAAAAACCTTTTACATTCAGTACAATAAGGAAGCTCAACCTCCTTAGAAAAAATAAACCCATTATTATAAATCTTCTTAAAAATGTCTTGAGTTACTTTAATATGAGTTAAAGAATCTGTTCTTGTATAATTTGTGAATTCAATTGTATATTTTTCTATGAACTCAATTATTGCTTGATGATTTTTATTTGTTATTTCTCTTGGTGAAACTCCAGCTTTAATAGCTTCAACTTCTATTGGTGTTCCATGCTCATCAGAGCCACTTACAAAAATTGCTTCTTCACCCTTTAATTTTAAATATTTATAGAAAACATCGGCTGATAACAAATGAATAAATGTTCCTAAATGCGGTATAGCATTAACATAAGGCCAAGCACAGCATACAACCCATTTACCCAAACTTTAACCCCTTTTTATTTCTTTTCCATTGTTTTGTTTAAAGATTTAAACTTTTTAAGGTTTTTCTGAAAAATCAGTTTATTAAACCAAAATTTAATTTACTCCATAATTGAAGGTAACAAAAGGGTGATAAACTATGGGTGAACTATGGGATTTTAAAGATTTCCCGAAGCTTTGGGAAAATGAAGAAGAGAGATTATACAATATTGAGGATGATTTTGCGGTTAATTCTCTAGAAACAAATTGGTTGGATGGAAACTTTATTTAAATTTATTTTATGCATATTTCCCTAAAAATTCTAACATTGTAAATTAAAGTAAATTTTTTTATATACGTTAATGTAATAAATTTTTAAACTAAGCTAAATGCTAAAGATAGTAAAAAATAAGAACAATTTTTAAGTAACATCAACAACATTTAATAGTGTAAATAATTAATGTTCATAAATTGATTAAATTGGTAGCGTTCAAAAATGAGTGAAGAATATACTAAATTGCTGAATCGAATTTCAGCTAAACTTCCAAAAAAGCCTTCAAGCGGAGAAAGATTTGTTATTCCAATTCCTTCATGTACAAATGTTGGCAATAAAACCTATATCCTAAATTTTAATGAAATTGCTGAAAAATTAAACAGAGATCCGAGTCATCTTCTTAAATTTCTTTCTAAAGAAATGGCTACTTCAGGCATTATTTTAGGTTCTAAAGTGTTTTTCCAAGGACGTTTCCCAGAATCAACTATAAAAAGATTAATTGAAATTTATGTGAACCGTTTCGTTATTTGTCCTATTTGCAAAAGGCCTGATACTAAACTCTCTAAAGAGGGTAAATTTCTATTCTTAATTTGTGAAGCTTGTGGCGCTAAATCTTCTGTTATATCTATTTAATAAAAAAGATTTTTTCGGCGAAAA
This region of Candidatus Bathyarchaeota archaeon genomic DNA includes:
- a CDS encoding translation initiation factor IF-2 subunit beta, which codes for MSEEYTKLLNRISAKLPKKPSSGERFVIPIPSCTNVGNKTYILNFNEIAEKLNRDPSHLLKFLSKEMATSGIILGSKVFFQGRFPESTIKRLIEIYVNRFVICPICKRPDTKLSKEGKFLFLICEACGAKSSVISI